The Helianthus annuus cultivar XRQ/B chromosome 16, HanXRQr2.0-SUNRISE, whole genome shotgun sequence genome includes a window with the following:
- the LOC110916398 gene encoding uncharacterized protein LOC110916398 → MGRFWRVAEAFEVAGKVRDCDSSGSEHSPETMMDLSDMVNSFIENGNGVANKDFDMQNDDELSSDGIDDDMEEMKEALQRLLRVDNDDDVRRNLISKVEKASRDVVEDNRSSPSLGFKRRLMARLRDQGLEAGLCKSKWEKKAGLLAGNHEYIDVNIEQTRYIIIISLLEEFEIARPTTIYASLLEILPEISVFKVEDFKEIVKIMSRAIKKSMKQKKMPVPPWRRREYVQAKWFGTYKRTTNEYPTKKTPDRNVINNQNIGFISIPDHTCYGRRQEQIARKDFAYKMGNLAMVMNGAS, encoded by the exons ATGGGGAGGTTTTGGAGGGTGGCGGAAGCATTTGAGGTGGCCGGAAAGGTGAGAGATTGCGACAGCAGCGGCAGCGAACACTCACCTGAGACGATGATGGATTTATCCGATATGGTAAACTCGTTCATAGAGAATGGCAATGGTGTTGCCAATAAAGATTTTGATATGCAAAATGACGATGAATTAAGTTCAGATGGAATTGATGATGATATGGAGGAGATGAAGGAAGCATTGCAGAGATTGCTTCGAGTTGATAATGACGATGATGTTAGAAGAAACTTGATATCGAAAGTCGAAAAAGCAAGTAGGGATGTTGTCGAAGATAACCGATCATCACCATCTTTAGGGTTTAAACGGAGGCTGATGGCTCGTCTTCGTGACCAGGGTCTCGAGGCGG GGCTTTGCAAATCGAAGTGGGAAAAGAAAGCTGGCCTTCTTGCTGGCAATCATGAATACATCGACGTTAATATTGAACAAACTCGTTATATAATTATCATATCTTTGTTAGAAGAGTTCGAGATAGCTAGACCTACAACTATTTACGCTTCATTGCTCGAGATCCTCCCTGAGATCTCAGTTTTCAAAGTTGAAGATTTCAAAGAAATAGTAAAAATAATGTCTAGAGCCATAAAGAAGTCGATGAAGCAGAAGAAGATGCCGGTGCCACCATGGAGACGACGGGAGTATGTTCAGGCTAAATGGTTTGGGACTTACAAACGAACCACCAATGAGTATCCGACTAAAAAGACACCGGATCGTAACGTGATCAACAATCAAAATATTGGTTTTATATCAATTCCTGATCATACTTGCTATGGTAGACGTCAAGAACAAATTGCTAGGAAGGATTTTGCGTATAAAATGGGGAATTTAGCCATGGTCATGAATGGAGCAAGCTAA